The DNA segment TTGCTTCATGGATCTTTATAGGGGGTAGCATATTTCTATTAACCCTTATCATTTCTCTGATATACATTCGGTATCACAAACAGCGAAACAACAATCTCTCTGGAGAACCTATAAAATCAATGTCTCCAATAAATTCCGTTCACCTCACCCATATTTTTAGAGCATATGATGCCCAGGGCAATGACATATCCAGGTTATTCTCTCCTACATTAATAAAACTATTTTCCTTAGTAGTATTATTCCCTTTATTAAAAAAACGACACATCACTTCCTCCGAACTATCTGATATATTATGGGAAACAGATAATCCATCTCAACAAAAAAACAACAGAAGTACACATATACACCGATTACGTAAACTATTAGAGCGGTTTAACCATGTAACCTTGACATACCAAAACAAAGAATGGCAGTTAAAACACGATGCTGATTTTTTTATTGATATTCAACACTTTGACCAAGCACTCAATGATAACACATTGCAAAAGCTTCCTGCATCCATAATGCTAAATCGTCATCTCAGAACCGAAAATTTTGATAGTCTCATTCATATCTATGAACAAAAGTATATACTAAGCTTTAAAAGCACTTGCTTTAACCTCTTCGCCAACAAACAGTATTCTCAGGTAATCAACATCAGTCGTTTGTGGACCGATATAGCCCCCCTCAGTGAGCTTGCCCACAAGTACCTCATTTCGTCCTTGCTTAAAACACAACAAAAGCAAGAAGCACTCAATACCCTTACTTCGTTTAGCCATAGATACAGCAAGTCATTAAACGAAGCGCCCACCATAACAATAGATGATTGCAACCACTTTAAACCCAACGACGCATTTTAGAAAATCTATTACGAAGTTCTAGAGTATCATTCAGGTTAAAGGGTAAAATTACGTACGAATTGGAGGTACATTTTAGATTTACCCCCCTTTTTAACCCTTTGCTGACCCAATTTAAAACCCTGGTTTATGTAAATTTGGGTAAAATCTAAAATTATGATGAAAGCAAACTGTATTGGAATCCTGATATTCCTTTTCATTTCTACTTTTGAGATATCAGCACAGTCCTATTTTAACGTACTTGATTACGGTGCTAAGGCCGATGGCTTCACCATTGACACCAAAGCAGTTCAGGCGGCCATAGATGCGGCCAATAAAAACCATGGGGGCACAGTTATCATTCCTTCCGGAAAAACAGTGATGAGTGGCACCTTATTTATGAAAAGCTTTGTCACCTTGCATTTGGAAAACGGAGCTATACTAAAGGGCAGTCCAAACATAGCAGACTATCCGGAAGGTACACATAAAAACATGTACAAAAATGAACCCCACATGAATAAATGCTTCATTTATGCCCAAAACGCCCACTCCTTTGCTTTTGAAGGTTACGGAACAATAGATGGCAACGGACACCCCCAACATTTCAATAGAAAAACAGGACGCCCAATGATGATGCGCTTTAAAAACTGCGACAAGATACATATGCGCAATATTACTTTAATCAACCCTGCAGCATGGACTTCGGCCTGGTTGTATTGCAATGAAATAGTGGTGGATGGAATTCGCATTCACAGCCGGGCCAACGGAAACGGCGACGGACTGGATTTTGACGGCTGTACAAACGTAAGAGTATCCAATAGTTCATTCGATAACAGTGACGATTGTATTTGCTTACAGGCCTCCTTACCCGACAAACCCTGCAAAGACATTGTTATCAGCAACTGCATCTTTGAAACAAAATGGGGAGGAATGCGAATAGGTCTGCTTTCCAGAGGCGACTTTGAATCTGTTACGGTCACTAATTGTACCTTTAAAAACATACAAGACAGCGGGCTAAAAATACAAATGAACGAAGGAGGAAGCATGAAAAACATGGTATTCTCCAATTTGGTGATGAAAAATGTTCCTCGGCCTGTGTTTATGACGTTCGCACAACAAAAAGCTTGCGTTGATGCACCCGATGAAATGTATCCCATGAAAGAAATGAAAAACTTTATCTTTCAAAATATCATTGCCGACAACACCGAATTGGACAAGAACTCGGCCTTTTTCTTAACAGGAATGCCTGGTAAACATATTGAAAATATCATAATAAAAGATATTCAATTTTTTATTGCTGGTGGCGGTACAAAAGAAGATGCCCATAAAAAAGACCTCAACGAATACTCCTTAGATGTATTAGAAGGATGGTGGCCTGAATTTAGTCGCGTAGGTACACTGCCAGCTTCAGGTATGTTTTTACGTCATATGAAAAATGTAACTGTGAGTAACTTTCACTTGTTTATTGAAGGACAGGATGCCAGAAAACCCATCATATTTGATGATGTCATCAACGGAAAAGTCTCAAATTCTTTTATCAACAGCAAAAAAATAAAATTATAAATCATCATGTATAAGCTAGTAAACATTCTACTTCTTTTATTCTATTTTGGACTCATGCCTGCGCAGCATACAACGCCCCTATGGAAAAAAAACGCGATTCCTAACTTCCAAAAATCAAAGGGTAAAGAAACAATTCCGCCTCGTGATATCATCTTTATCAAAAACATACAACAACCTGGAATAGAAGCCTTTTTACCATCCAAACAAAGTGCTAACGGGATGGCCGTTTTAATTTGTCCTGGAGGTGGTTATAGCGGAGTGTCTTACGACTGGGAAGGAACAGATGTAGCCAAATGGCTCAACAGCAAAGGCATTGCAGCTTTTGTATTAAAATACCGGATGCCACAGGCCGAATCGGTGCTTACCTCCTACAAGGCCCCTATTCAGGATGCGCAACGAGCTATTAGATATATTCGTTATCACGCCCAAGAGTTTAACCTCGACAAAAATAAAATAGGAGTTATTGGGTTTTCAGCAGGAGGCCACCTGGCATCTACCCTGGGTACCCACTACAAAAAAGCATATTACAATGCCAAAGACGATATAGATAAGGAAAAGATTCGCCCCGATTTTATGATGTTGATTTATCCTGTCATCAGCATGAAAAAAGGAATTACCCATTATGGATCAAGAAAAAACTTGCTTGGAGAGACTCCGTCGGAGGAATTGATTACAGCGTTCTCCAATGAGTTACAGGTGACAGAAAACACGCCTCCCACATTTATTTTACATGCTGGTGACGATCCTGCTGTACCTATCGAAAACTCTATTAAAATGTATCAAGCCTTGGTAAAAAACAAAGTAAAAACCACCATGCATATTTATCCAACAGGAGGACATGGATTTGGACTGGGAATAAGCCGAAAAGATGCTCCCGACTGGGCTAACCTGGCCACCACATGGCTCAATACCTTAAATAATCATCTATTAGAATCTAAATAAATAATCAGCATATACAAAACGAACGATGCCTGTAAGTTTAATTAGCCCGGGTAAGTTTCATATAGCCATTGAAAATAAATTATAATCATATGAAAAAATTATATAATCTAATATTTATTCCATATCTCTTCTTTCTCTCATGCCAAACGCATCCTAAGAAAGTCAATATACTTGACTGTGGAGCTATAGCTGACAGTACAACCATTAATTCCACTTTCATTCAAAAAGCGATTGATGCGTGTAATGATGCAGGAGGAGGTACAGTGATTATACCAAGAGGTGCTTTTATATCGGGAACAGTTCTATTGAAAGATAACGTGACCCTTCATCTTGAAAAAGGAGCTCAGTTGGTGGGAAGTAAAAACCCCAACGATTATATCACCATTGACCCATTCACAGATGCAGTGAACCAAGTAAGAGGCAAATGTCTGGTAGGAGCCGAAAATGCCCATAACATTGCCATTACAGGCGAAGGAACCATCGTTGGGCGCGGTCAACTCTTAAAAAAACCAGCGCTTTTAAAAACCATGAAAGACTTAGGGGTTGACAGAAGTAAACTCAACGATTTTGCCAACAATCGTCCATTTTTAATTCGCTTGGTAAAATCAACTAACATAAACATTCAGGGGGTGCAATTAAGACAGCCCGCGGCATGGACCTTACATATATTTCAATGTAAGAATATTTTGGTGGATGGTATAGACATCTATTCGCATGCACACAGAAATAACGACGGTATTGATTTAGATTCCAGCAGGGATGCCATCATTCGCAACTGTCATATCGATAGTGGTGACGATGCCATTTGTATCAAAAGCACATCTCCTATGCCCACTCAAGATGTAATGATTAGTAACTGTCACCTCAAAAGTGATTGGGGAACCATCAAATTCGGTACAGAATCAATGGGCGACTTTAAAAATATTACCGTCGATAACTGTACCATCCAAGA comes from the Saccharicrinis fermentans DSM 9555 = JCM 21142 genome and includes:
- a CDS encoding glycoside hydrolase family 28 protein, giving the protein MKKLYNLIFIPYLFFLSCQTHPKKVNILDCGAIADSTTINSTFIQKAIDACNDAGGGTVIIPRGAFISGTVLLKDNVTLHLEKGAQLVGSKNPNDYITIDPFTDAVNQVRGKCLVGAENAHNIAITGEGTIVGRGQLLKKPALLKTMKDLGVDRSKLNDFANNRPFLIRLVKSTNINIQGVQLRQPAAWTLHIFQCKNILVDGIDIYSHAHRNNDGIDLDSSRDAIIRNCHIDSGDDAICIKSTSPMPTQDVMISNCHLKSDWGTIKFGTESMGDFKNITVDNCTIQDTRGGGIKILSMDGANIDSITISNITMDRVEMPIFIRLGERLRTYRNAPKQKVGSINNIVLRNIKAVVRDTAECRVNPPSGILITGTPQHRIGKVTLHNIDISLPGCGTKAQAKNQIAEDEKRYPEFSFFGVLPASNMFARHIEKLETQNLHFSHRAKDERNEIWMDDVIETTTEKAKQ
- a CDS encoding alpha/beta hydrolase, yielding MYKLVNILLLLFYFGLMPAQHTTPLWKKNAIPNFQKSKGKETIPPRDIIFIKNIQQPGIEAFLPSKQSANGMAVLICPGGGYSGVSYDWEGTDVAKWLNSKGIAAFVLKYRMPQAESVLTSYKAPIQDAQRAIRYIRYHAQEFNLDKNKIGVIGFSAGGHLASTLGTHYKKAYYNAKDDIDKEKIRPDFMMLIYPVISMKKGITHYGSRKNLLGETPSEELITAFSNELQVTENTPPTFILHAGDDPAVPIENSIKMYQALVKNKVKTTMHIYPTGGHGFGLGISRKDAPDWANLATTWLNTLNNHLLESK
- a CDS encoding glycoside hydrolase family 28 protein, giving the protein MMKANCIGILIFLFISTFEISAQSYFNVLDYGAKADGFTIDTKAVQAAIDAANKNHGGTVIIPSGKTVMSGTLFMKSFVTLHLENGAILKGSPNIADYPEGTHKNMYKNEPHMNKCFIYAQNAHSFAFEGYGTIDGNGHPQHFNRKTGRPMMMRFKNCDKIHMRNITLINPAAWTSAWLYCNEIVVDGIRIHSRANGNGDGLDFDGCTNVRVSNSSFDNSDDCICLQASLPDKPCKDIVISNCIFETKWGGMRIGLLSRGDFESVTVTNCTFKNIQDSGLKIQMNEGGSMKNMVFSNLVMKNVPRPVFMTFAQQKACVDAPDEMYPMKEMKNFIFQNIIADNTELDKNSAFFLTGMPGKHIENIIIKDIQFFIAGGGTKEDAHKKDLNEYSLDVLEGWWPEFSRVGTLPASGMFLRHMKNVTVSNFHLFIEGQDARKPIIFDDVINGKVSNSFINSKKIKL